The window GACAAAGAGGTACCTGGGCAAAGACGTCAGTGGGATATCCAGTTTAAATGGCTTGAAGAACATGGTAGATTCAGAGTAATTAGAGGGGAAGTGTAATAAGCTGCTGTTGAATGgcattttaaatcagtgttaGTCTGGTATCCATTCCAGGCTATTTACAGTGGAATATTTCTCCTTGAAACTGCAAAAAGTGTATTATCAGAAAAGCCGATTaatgtcttcttctttgtttttccaccaTCCCAACAGCTGGTCCAAAGGGGAATGAAGACCAGAAGAGGTTGGCCGTCCACTACAGGACCTCTCAGCACTACCAAGAGAATGTTTTTATTGAGGGCAGCAGGCCACAGTACCTGGAGGACCTGCACACTGAGGCCCAGGAAGGGCTCAAGATACTACAGCAGGAAGGTCACTATAAACATATTCATTCATACTGAAGACACTTACTGGCATATATTTGTGATATATAAAGCATACCCACAATAGCGCAGATTCCGGGGGTTACTGGCACTTTTAAATGTACCTTCTTTTTTATCTATGAGGACATCAGTGattgatgtactgtatatacatgaTTATGGATAGAGTCCCAGTGTATTTAGATTCTGATCCTTGTCTGTTTGGTTTGCGCAGAACACaagaatggagtgaactttCCAGACGATGAGAGCATTGCTGTAAGTATGGATAACACCATATCATTTTCCTTCACTTCCTCCACACAAAGATTGCCACCTAACTAaacagtgcgtgtgtgtgtgccctgcAGTCCACAGACACTCTGCGTCCGGAGCAGGATATCAGCTCCAAGGACGGAGGTGGCTCTCCAGAGGCGAGATCCACCACCGGGAGTACTGATACCACAGCAACTTCTGCTGTGTCGAATAGGCCTGTGCTCACCCGCCAAGGTAAACGAAAgccctgtttgtgtttgtgtgtgtgagcatgtgtgtgtgtttagagaaGACTTGAAAAGGAAGGATCTATATCTCGTTCATCTTAGGGAAATAGGAGCTAATAATAGTCTCTGAGAGCAGTTAAAGTTTTCTTCCTGAGTTTTCTGCCTTATGATGAATCATAAGCAGTACTTATTTAGCATGCATGTCTCATTCCAGGCTGCTTGGTGCCTCTGCAGTTATGGTTTAAATTCAAAGGGAAAGAtacttgacacacacacatagacacatgcAGTTGAggcttttttcagtttctcaaaAGTTCTAAGCATCTGAAGACAGCACGTCGCTGCCTCTGCATATCACAGCTGGAGGGCAAAGTATGCAGTTCTGTGTGTATGAGTATATGTGCACAAAGAAAGTGTGATTGGTATTCTGATCCATATTTCAAACATCCTTTTAAAAATCCTTTGGAAAAGCCAGTTTCAGTGCATTATAGTGTACTGCTCCCATTATTTCACCAGTTTCTTCTCCTACACCGAATTCAGTTTTTCATTGCAAAAATAACCCTTACTCAAGTTAAATTACTGCAACAAGACATAACAAGAgtttttcctctgtctctcaggtTCTACATTCAAACCTCTGAATCCAGTGAAACGATTAGAtaagagcaggaagaggagcaggaggaccACCATCATGGGTATTCCCAACCAGGTCCAGAAAGAGCTTGGTATGTCCAGACCATCATCCTCGCTAAACGCATAAACATTCTGTAGCCTTGCCGGTAAACTTGTTATTGACAGTGATGTGCCCTCTTTTCCCAGCGTTGCACAGAAGCTCAACCTTCCAGCAGCTCGTCTCTACCCCTAATCACGATGGACAGATCAAAAACAGCCAATCAGGTGTTGTTATCATTCCAACGTTTGATGGAGGGACTCCAGTAGCAAATAAGGAGGGAGCGAGGGTGCACCTCTCGGAGCTCGAGGTAAAGGGTTCACTGGAAAGAATTCTTTCATCCAAAATTGTTATCcatggttttgtgttatttatcgCTTAATAATGGTCCTCTCTCCACTACTAAGCAGGCATCCAGAGATGAACAGCTGTTGAGGAAGCACCTGCAGGCAATGTACCAAGACGAGCAGACCTTAAACCAACAGGGCTTAGGCTCATATCTCTGCCCCCCAACCCTGAGACCCAAGTCTGTTGCCGTACCTGGTATGaccacttcctcttccttctcacCTTCAACATTGTTTAGCTTCCTCCAGGAACCCCAGGTAAGAATTCCACcatattttcaatttaatctttaatcttgACCAACTGTGACATTTAGCTGCAAAATTcctatgtctgtttttttaggGCCCAGTGATGTCCATATCTCCTCAGGCTACCTACTTGTCTACAATCATCCCTAATGCGGTCTTGCCAGCCTCGATCGAAGTCATAGAGATTGACCGCAGCAGCAGCCGGACACGTGGCAGCAGTGTAAATCATGGCGGTAGTGTTCGTACTGTAAGCAAGAGCAGCCTGGCATCTGGGGACTCATCAGTCAGCCCTATGTTGTCCAGAAGATCAGATGGTGATGGTTCCCAGACGGACAATTCCCATGACTCCACAGTGTTGCCCACATCAACTTTGGGTTCGAACTGGAGCGAGTCTTCAAAGACCATTATTTCAAACTCCTCCCCTGTATCTTCCAAGGGTAGCACGCGAAGTCGTAATTCACAGAGGGTGCGTCTAAATGGGCAGGAAAGCCAGACAGAGCAGTCAAGTGGTGACCAAGATGTTGTCAGTCTCCGTAGTTCAGTTAGCATGATTAGCAACACCAGctgtaaaaatgaaattgttGTTATAGGTCAAGGATCTGAGCCTGGTGTTTCAGGGACAGTGGCTGCTGAGGAGGATGCAAAGACCAAACAGAATTTCACTCGTAGTCTATCGGTTATGAAGACCAAACAACCCCCGGCACCTCCGCGGAGAACAAACTCTCTGCATCATAATAAGTTTAGGAGCAACACCAAAGTTCTGGTGGAGAGCAAAGAGCTCAATGACTCTGTGTCTGGAGATGTGTCAAATGCCACAGAAAATATTGTAGCAAAGGAGGAGATAGAATTGATTAATGCAGGTACCAGTAAGATCCAGATCACTGTACCACGCTCCACTGGGTCCAGCTCCCTACATACTTCCTCCAATCCTCTGAGCCCCACACAGGCCTCTTCCAATGAGGTAGGAGGAGCAACAGAATCCAGCAGCTCCTCCCCACAGAAAACTCCCTCGGAAGGGGGTAAATTTGAACGGACCATGTCCCCTTCCAGTGGCTACTCCAGTCAGAGTGGCACTCCAACACTTTCCCCTAAAGGGATCTCTCCAACCTCCcctgaaaaagagaagaagaaaccagTCAAACCAGAGAGGTCTGTGTCTCGGGCCTCATCCTCAGCAGCCTCTCCTTCGTCCTCTCTTACCTCTCTATCATCCGGCACATCTGAACCTGTGAATCAAGATGTTTCCCCATGTAACCCTAGTCTGCCTCAACAGGGACTTCCACCCACTGTTGCTGCAAAAGAACTCATTCCAAATAACACTTCTTCAACTATGAGCATTGAAGGGTTGATGAACATACCACCTCCTCCCAAAGTCAAAGCaccatgtcctcctcctccagaggcATGGGTTCACAACAAACGTTCCTTTGAGCTAATGTTTGGGCCTTGCCCAAATATCAGCAAAGTAACCCAGAAACCAGCACAGATACAAGAGAGCACAGTTAAACAAGCAGGAACCCAGACCGAGGTCAGCAAGGAGATGCAAGATTTGGTTGAAAAACAATCAACCATGGACAAATCTGTCTTAGAATTGCCAGAAAGCAAAGCAGAGTCTGAGAGATTGTTAGCAACAGGTCCTGACGGTGTTCACAAGGAGCTGGAGAATACGGAGTGTCCTGGTACCGAACAAGAGAGGATTGAAGCAAGTGCAGATGTTCAGAGACAAGAACAGAGTACTAGCCCTGTTGTGAAGGAACCTGAGATTCAAGCAGTGACTCCAAAGAAAGACCCCCCTCCTGTCATGAAGAAACCCACAACAGTACTGCACAGAGAGGAACTGGTGTCAACAGAGCACTCAGTGGAGGGACAGCAAAGGAAAATGAGTAGCAGTGCCTCAACAGAACTTCAGTTACCTGTTGAGAACCATAGACAGAATGGGATTATAGATTTAGCTGATAAGAGCGAGAATGACATGGACAAGTGTAAGGTCACATCCATGCAGACGCTTTCTGTAGAGGTCCCCAAAATAGGTAAGGCCTCACCACCACCTACCCCTCCCCCAGCATACCACCCTACACCTCCTCTGTCCAGAAAGACACCTCCTTCATCAGTGTCTACACCACCAGATGAGTTAGAGAGGGTACAGGAGGAGATCCAAGTTGTAGAGTCCTGCTGGCCACCTCCTCCGCCTCCAATGGAAGGGGACTCTGTCTTTGATGGAGGAGATGAGGTTGacttccctccacctcctccaccctttGTGACTGAAAGTATGCCAAATGTGTTGGACAGTTGTATCACAGAGCTGGATGTCTCAACAagtcccacagaaaaagttgaagaGACAATTGAGGATTTGAGAGAAGCTGTGATATCTGTACATGAACAAATTCCAGATTTGCCCCCTGCTATTCCTGAAACAGTAAGTGAGGCCGAACCAGAGGTTCTCGTGCAAGTTTCAAAAGCTGACACCGTCAATGAGATGTCTTACAGACCAgtgcaaaatgttttatcagTTCCTGAGAGTGTCCCACCTCCACCAGTGGAAGCCCTTTCTTTGCCACTTATTACAAGAGCAGAGAGCCCAGTAACAGTTTCTGCTATAGGTCCTCCCAGCAGCTTCCTGAGGCGAGACactctgaagactgaagatcAGCCTCCCTCTGAGCCTCCTGTCAGTGCCCAACCTCCAATATCTGTCCCAGTGGCCCCCCCTTTACCAGCAGAGACTTTAAACCATGGGGTTACTTTCCGAAGGCAGCCCAGTGTAGCAAATCGAGACGCCAGGAGCAAGGAGCTCCTTTCCCGCCACAAAAGTGCACCCATTCCCAAAGAAGATGCTAACATACCTCTAGTCACCCCCTCCCTGCTTCAGATGGTTCGCCTTAGATCAGTCAACATGACTGAGGACCAGGTGAAAGCTCCATCAGGGGACAAGTCAACAAATGAGGGAGCTCCAGTTCAGGAGAATTACCCAGTCTCAATCCCAGCACCTCACAACACTCCTCAGAAGCCCATCCGCAAGTCTCTGTCACTAAAATCCCcttcacatacagtaaaaacaccCTCTGTGACACTAAACACCCCTTCAATGCGCTTACAGGAAGCCATACGCATGAAAACTGCAGCCATGTCATCAAGAGATGGACTTCCACCACGACTGGGTGTGAGATCATCCACTTTCAGCTGTGTCAGTGAACAGGGGGCTCTGGCCCTGAGATCACCTGAAGGATGTGACATGCACAAGTCCCCGGCCTCTACTGCCAGCTTCATCTTCTCCAGGAGCACAAAAAAGGTTGTCATAGAgactgcagcctcctcctcccctgaAGCTCAGGCAAGTCTGAAGCAAAGCTTGGCGGCCGAGCTCATGCAGGTGTCTGACCAATCAAAGGCCATCGCTTTCTCGAATGGTGGGGTGAAGTCTGACAAAGTTCCTCCACCAGTAGCTAAGAAACCAGCCCATGGGAGCATCAGTCCTTCACACAATCTTCCTGCTTGTGCAGCAAAAATGGACTTCAGTGTTGAAGGAAACGAAGCAATAGGAGGAATACAACGTATGAGTGGAATATCACATCCTGAGACCACAAGTAAGAGAAGCAACATTATTTGTAACCATaattttcagtcattatctttaACTGCAAttgtgcaatttgtaagatatggccagaattttaatttaaaacattataaaaataaactattatcaacagaatgtaaagaaacaacattgttgACATTATGCCAAACAAGTCTATGCAGTGTGTGTAGAGACGTCTACtttagttagcatgctaaccgaCTAGCCACGGCCCTTCCTGTCTCATTACACTATTTTGTACCTCAAAAGGCGATATCAAGAAGACATATTTTCATCAGAGAGATGTATGCAAGCAGAGAGTTTGCTATGTTTTACAAGCTCTCATAGCTTTCAAGAAAGGAAAACTTTTGTATCTATTTACTTTACCCAATACAGAAATACAATGGTACACCTtttgaattcaagtttctccctttttaccaaactaagatgAGTTTAATTTCCTTGATAACTCACTGTAAAACACACTATATTCAAACTCGAGATCACCAAAATATAACTCACCAGCACAATCTTGGTTTTTCTtctcacctctggtttggtcgaaataaatcctcaattaaCCAAGTGAGATGTTAATACCCAAGCTCTACAATCTCTCTTGCTCCTTTACCACTTCATGCCTCTAATTTCCCTGCCTGCTGTGTCGTCTCATGCCTGGAGTCATTCTGAtctgagctgctgtaaatcacgTCCATACTGTCATCAAACTGACCCCTTGAGGTCTCAGAGTCTGTGCTCAGTCCCAGTGTGAAATCTAGCCGTGGTCACTGGGAGGTGGCTAAGATGAGCTCCGGTGCACACGGTGACTTCCCCATGATCTGAGGTAGCAGTCAAGGCAGactccagtcagctaataggaccaTTAGCTCCATGGCTAATTGAACCaattagctaatggtagctagcaAAGAGTGGCAGTTGTCAGTAACTCTGTTCCCCCCTacagttttggagctaccttcgaattctggccatattttacaaattacacctttaagcCATGAAGGACCGCCTTCATCAGTGTGTCTCTGTACTGCTGCTGAGTTTGTAAACCCATTAAGGCTGATTCAGTGCCTGCATAAATCAATAAGCTGACATGCCACTCTCTTGTCATGAACAAGCAAAATGCAAATTCTAGCATTAACATGATTTTGAACAACTTGGCAGTTTCACATCGCCTTAAAGAACCTGTTTTTTGCTCTCCATGCCGAGAAGAGAAAACTGCACGCGCAAGCCCCCtttccacaaaaacacaatacaaatgCGGCAGGCCTGCCCACAGCTTTTTCAGTCAAATGTGCGTCAGTCAGCCATAACCTGAAGCCCATGATCATGTCTCAGTGACTAAATCAGATTAGTGACAGAATACTCATTACGTGTTTGGCTGTAACTGTATTATGTTGATGTCTaacctcctctctgtcccccttTCAGCTACGAGAGTGACAGCGGACACAattgaaacactgttttgaaaAGAGAGTTGCGGCTATTAACTGAGGACCATGCCAGATGAGCATGCAAAGACTCCAAGCACGTTAAAGGACAACTCAAAGCAAGGACTGACATTACTGAGAGACGTTTAACTCGACTATCAGAGTGTTGTGTGTGCTCAGTCTTCTCTCCAAAAGCCTTAGCCTGTAATGGCCTTCCTACAtatttatgcaaaaaaaaaaagtgtcactCCCAGTTTCTTATGATAGCTTTATTCTGAAGTATTTTTCTAAGCTATAGTTTATCTCTTATTAAGGCCCCTCAGGATGACATGGTGTACATTGGCTGAACTGTAAATATTTGGCTTGTGTGAGATCGCCTCCCAGAGGTAGAAATAGGTAGTGGTAACTGCAGCTCAGAGAAAAGCGTTTGTCTTGACTTAGCATTTATGTACAGAGGTTTACCGTCTgttaagtctttttttccctgttgtAATATAATACAGACTTTTCATGGGGATTCAAGCAGTTGTCAGAAAAGGCTGGCAATTGCATCCAATACAGGACAAATCAGTATTTTATCTCTTTCTTTGCTTAAAATCTGGTAAAAGTTTGTCAGGCCCAGTTTCACTTTGTGTCTAGATATATCAGGAATAGCATTTAAGAAAAAGGGATGCTGCATACTCATAAGAGTGAGAGGAAGATATTTTGTCAGTTAGGACAGAGGCACTTTTGTAAAGCTACAGATAATAAACCGGTAAGACTTAACACAAAGATGCATCTGATAACAGCAACTGCTGTAATGTCAGTTAGATGCTTCTACATAATCCGCACAATCTTCCTCCTGGGTTTAATCAAGGTCAGCCCTACACATTCAGATAAAGGTAACACAAGTAtcctatttatttatgtgtggtTGTTTCCACTAGTAGCACTGTCAGTCACCTTTCCTACCGAAATCTGAAATATTTAAGAATCTATTTCATCTGAAAACCACTTTTAGGGCTATGGATGTGACGACTGGCCCTGGATGATTGATACACTGGAGTAGGCTTAGTGTGaggtcagtgtttttaataaatgcTCTGCATCTAAAACTTTGGCCCGAAGCCTTTTTGGTGGAAAATCCAGCTCTTCACTATTTGCACAGAATGCTTTTCCCtagaaaaaatcattggtgaGTGAATAATACTGACCTTTTGTAATGGGTCAAAAATCAACATCTTGATGATTATAAAGAATTATGTACAGTTATTACttctataaataaaatttaagtGTATTAAatctgtggtttcctgttttctgtcttgaaAGATCTGTACACATGTAATATCTCTAcctaaaacaaatatatttcattCGTACAGACCACAATTCAGCCAGCGTTTATTCCATATTAAGAGATGATGCATTATTTGATTATGACAGTTAAACTCCAGATAATTATTTCTGTACAACACTTGCCCAGATGAAACCGTCCCATGTCTTACAGTTCATCACATACTGATTATTATACACATTTGATGTCTGAAACCCATAAAACCATTCTTATTAATTAGACTTGACAGATTGGTCACTGTCCTGACATTGACCATGAAGGCAACCGACACAATGTGGAAAACTACTGAAACATTAAGTCCCTTTGCAAACACCTGAGAATCCTTATCAGCTACTTCCAGGAACAACCAGCTCTGCAACATTCCATCTTTCATTTTCTGAGTAGTAATGTGTCTCTTTGAAAGAAACTGTATCATATATGTATACTGAAGTGTGCTAATAACACCAAATAACCCCtggtaaaagaagaaaaaaaaaacaagacagtaaTGAATCACAGGCTGATTAGTTACATAATTGTTGTTGTACAaggctctttttttcccccaacagTCAAAGCAAGGTCACAGAATTTGCAGCCAGTCCAAAGCACCTTTTGGCATAATTGtcccatcatcatcacacccaGATGAAGTCTGACCGTTGGTTGCCAGGGCGATTTTTCTGATGAGAGTGTAGTTGATGTAATGTGGCCGGCAGGAGCAGCTTCGGTGGTCAGTGTGATCTGTGTCTAACTGATGTTGCCTCCTTTGAGTGTCTTACATGTGATCTGTCCAAGTTTAGTCATCAGGTGGTTGTCTTTCCACTGAGCTACACACTCGTCTGAGATCTTCAGGTCcacctggagaaaaaaaaaaaaaatacaatctaAATGTACAAAAGGTTGATTCATTTTATTCCAATATGCCATTATGGAACAAATGACAGCAActtaaacacaatattttggattttagaGAAAAAGCATACTTCTGACTGACACATACCTGTAGTTTCTCCCACACCTTCTTCTTTGGGTTGAGTTTATCATCTGGTTTGCCGTTCTCATATCCCTCCACAAAGACCTGTTCTCCTGGCGATGACCCCTCTGGAGGGTCAAGAGGCTCCACCCTCCTGGGCTCCCCTTCACTGGAaatcaaccaaacaaaaaaagaattaatctttttttaaagagaaatgaTGCCGAGGGATGTGCCGTGTgtgcaaaacacaaataacactCACATCGAGGCACACAGCAGCATGGCTTGAGACTCAATCCCTCGCATCTTCTGGGGTTTCAGATTGCACAGCACCAACACCATCCTGTCCTGTAAGTCCTCCTGTGAAATATAGGCCACAAGCCCGCTGACCACTGTCCTCGGCTCCGCCTCTCCCACATCAATCTTCTCCAGGTACAGCGAGTCGGCATCTGGATGCTGGGAGGTGGACAACAAAGAAACACGTGAACAAAGATGGAGATGGCTGTGATACAGGTGAATCATCTCAACGCACATCATCTGATGAGGCACTCCATTGATGATCTTGACGTCCTACCTTCTCCACACTGACGACCTTGCCCACCCTGATGTCCAGTCTGGAAGGAGCCAGCTCATcatcgcctcctcctcctccacctcctcctgccttgGCACCCTTTCCTGCTGCTTCtgatcacacagaaaaaaaacacaaatgatgaCAAGTCACGTAAGGCTGTTGACATCCCATTTTATGCAGAACTAGTCACACCTCTGTATTTGGTTTAAAGGAATTGAAATGATGTGAGAGAGGGAACACACACTAAAGACGAAGGGTAAAATACTGACTCGTCTTTGAGGCGCTGGGGTAGGCAGAGTTTGTAAGTTTGCGGAGCTCAGGAGACTCAAACTTCTTTCTGATTGGCTCCAGCAGCTGGTTTAGTGCAACTTCCACTGAGGCCTTCAGGTCTCCTGGATGGATGGTCTAACAAGGTCAGAGATTACTGATGtttagagcagcagagcatGAAGGGAAAATCAAGTGTTTTAGCAAGAATGTATATAAAAGAGGAATTTTATTCTTCATAGAAACAAATTTCTACACTTTACCTCATCAGCAAAGTCCTTCTCCACCTCTTCAAACACAGTGTAGATTTTGTCTCCACCCCACTTTTGGTCTCTTTTGACGCAGAACTCTGAAACACAATGATCCCAACTATCAACTCATTTTATGTTCTTTATACAAGTGGGGAGGTCTGAAGCAAAGACAACAGACTCAGATTCAAGGAGAAGTTTTCTACCTCCACGTAGAGGGAAGACGACGTATCTGACAAAGGAGAGGACTCCATTGTTCTGGATGTTGCCTGGCTCGCAGAAAGccttcttcagcttcttcttcacgTCTTCTTTGGTGTCCAGTAGATC is drawn from Pagrus major chromosome 3, Pma_NU_1.0 and contains these coding sequences:
- the nhsl3 gene encoding NHS-like protein 3, which codes for MSRRRSTGDLVPKDITEILAREARVQRGQKKPGSSLGQAFSWLKGSRKKKCITNGLNRAGGGVTDAKLGLQNHDPAKAGPKGNEDQKRLAVHYRTSQHYQENVFIEGSRPQYLEDLHTEAQEGLKILQQEEHKNGVNFPDDESIASTDTLRPEQDISSKDGGGSPEARSTTGSTDTTATSAVSNRPVLTRQGSTFKPLNPVKRLDKSRKRSRRTTIMGIPNQVQKELALHRSSTFQQLVSTPNHDGQIKNSQSGVVIIPTFDGGTPVANKEGARVHLSELEQASRDEQLLRKHLQAMYQDEQTLNQQGLGSYLCPPTLRPKSVAVPGMTTSSSFSPSTLFSFLQEPQGPVMSISPQATYLSTIIPNAVLPASIEVIEIDRSSSRTRGSSVNHGGSVRTVSKSSLASGDSSVSPMLSRRSDGDGSQTDNSHDSTVLPTSTLGSNWSESSKTIISNSSPVSSKGSTRSRNSQRVRLNGQESQTEQSSGDQDVVSLRSSVSMISNTSCKNEIVVIGQGSEPGVSGTVAAEEDAKTKQNFTRSLSVMKTKQPPAPPRRTNSLHHNKFRSNTKVLVESKELNDSVSGDVSNATENIVAKEEIELINAGTSKIQITVPRSTGSSSLHTSSNPLSPTQASSNEVGGATESSSSSPQKTPSEGGKFERTMSPSSGYSSQSGTPTLSPKGISPTSPEKEKKKPVKPERSVSRASSSAASPSSSLTSLSSGTSEPVNQDVSPCNPSLPQQGLPPTVAAKELIPNNTSSTMSIEGLMNIPPPPKVKAPCPPPPEAWVHNKRSFELMFGPCPNISKVTQKPAQIQESTVKQAGTQTEVSKEMQDLVEKQSTMDKSVLELPESKAESERLLATGPDGVHKELENTECPGTEQERIEASADVQRQEQSTSPVVKEPEIQAVTPKKDPPPVMKKPTTVLHREELVSTEHSVEGQQRKMSSSASTELQLPVENHRQNGIIDLADKSENDMDKCKVTSMQTLSVEVPKIGKASPPPTPPPAYHPTPPLSRKTPPSSVSTPPDELERVQEEIQVVESCWPPPPPPMEGDSVFDGGDEVDFPPPPPPFVTESMPNVLDSCITELDVSTSPTEKVEETIEDLREAVISVHEQIPDLPPAIPETVSEAEPEVLVQVSKADTVNEMSYRPVQNVLSVPESVPPPPVEALSLPLITRAESPVTVSAIGPPSSFLRRDTLKTEDQPPSEPPVSAQPPISVPVAPPLPAETLNHGVTFRRQPSVANRDARSKELLSRHKSAPIPKEDANIPLVTPSLLQMVRLRSVNMTEDQVKAPSGDKSTNEGAPVQENYPVSIPAPHNTPQKPIRKSLSLKSPSHTVKTPSVTLNTPSMRLQEAIRMKTAAMSSRDGLPPRLGVRSSTFSCVSEQGALALRSPEGCDMHKSPASTASFIFSRSTKKVVIETAASSSPEAQASLKQSLAAELMQVSDQSKAIAFSNGGVKSDKVPPPVAKKPAHGSISPSHNLPACAAKMDFSVEGNEAIGGIQRMSGISHPETTTTRVTADTIETLF
- the yars1 gene encoding tyrosine--tRNA ligase, cytoplasmic: MADQLSPDEKLTLITRNLQEVLGEEKVKQVLQERELKVYWGTATTGKPHVAYFVPMSKIADFLKAGCEVTILFADLHAFLDNMKAPWELLELRVKYYEQIIKAMLESIGVPLDKLKFVKGTEFQLSREYTLDVYRLSSMVTEHDAKKAGAEVVKQVEHPLLSGLLYPGLQALDEEYLKVDAQFGGVDQRKIFTLAEKYLPSLGYAKRAHLMNPMVPGLTGAKMSSSEEESKIDLLDTKEDVKKKLKKAFCEPGNIQNNGVLSFVRYVVFPLRGEFCVKRDQKWGGDKIYTVFEEVEKDFADETIHPGDLKASVEVALNQLLEPIRKKFESPELRKLTNSAYPSASKTKAAGKGAKAGGGGGGGGDDELAPSRLDIRVGKVVSVEKHPDADSLYLEKIDVGEAEPRTVVSGLVAYISQEDLQDRMVLVLCNLKPQKMRGIESQAMLLCASIEGEPRRVEPLDPPEGSSPGEQVFVEGYENGKPDDKLNPKKKVWEKLQVDLKISDECVAQWKDNHLMTKLGQITCKTLKGGNIS